GAGCGCCGGTACGCTGATACCGGTTTTCAGAATATCCAGCTTGATTGCTTTGGCATCAGCTTCATTAATTAACGCGTGGTCGACTGCCGGGACTGGGTCTTGCCAGATCAGTGCTTCGTCGGGTGCTGTATTACCCAGATATCGAGTGCGTGGCCCCATATCGCGGTGTGTCAGCTTGTACCAGGCTTTGGCAAAGGCCAGGCGATATTCTTCCGGGTTCGCTAAAAAGCGTTCGGCAATTTTACGATACTCAGGGTCGTACTTGAGTGCCAGATCTGCGGTCGTCATAACTGGCGAATTGAATTTCCCTTTAACGTGCGCATCCGGCACTGAAGTGTGTAGTGCTTCGTCTGTTGGGATCCATTGAATCGCGCCGCCGGGACTGCGGGATTGCTGCCATTCAAAGTTCAACAGGTTTTGCAGATATAATGTAGTCCAGCGAGTTGGAGCCTGAGTCCAGGCGCCTTCCAGCCCACTGGTGACGGTGTCTTCTGAGTGGCCTTTGCCACATTTGTTTTTCCAGCCTAGCCCTTGCTCTTCAATAGCAGCACCACCAGGTTCTTTGCCAACGCATTTGCTGGCTTTGTGGGCTCCATGCATTTTACCGAAGGTGTGGCCACCAGCGATCAGCGCCACCGTTTCTTCGTCATTCATGGCCATGCGACCAAACGCGACGCGGATGTTTTTCGCTGAGCCTACCGGATCGGGCTTACCTTTGGGACCTTCCGGATTGACGTAGATTAAGCCCATATGAGTGGCACCCAGCGGGCGCTGGAGTTTACCGTCTTTTTCTTCGCGATCACTGGCCAGCATTTCAACCTCCGGACCCCAGTAGACCAAATCAGGCTCCCAGTCATCCGTTCGGCCACCGGCAAACCCATAGGTTTTGAAGCCCATATTCTCAAGACCAACGGTGCCGGCCAGAATCATCAGGTCGCCCCAGGAGATTTGCTCTCCATATTTTTGCTTGAGTGGCCAAAGCAGGCGTTTTGCTTTATCGAGGTTGCCATTGTCAGGCCAACTGTTGAGTGGATCAAAGCGCATTTGTCCGCCATCACCGCCGCCGCGACCATCTAGTGTCCGGTAGGTACCAGAGCTGTGCCACGCCAGGCGAATAAACAAAGGCCCATAATTGCCCCAATCCGCTGGCCACCAGTCTTGTGACGTTGTCAGTAATTCGTTCATATCATGCTTGAGCGCAGCTATATCTAACTGGTTAAATGCCTGAGCATAATCAAAGTTTTCGCCGAGTGGGTTGGAGCGGCTGTCGTGATCACGCAGAGGCGACAGGTCAAGTTGGTCTGGCCACCAGAACTGGTTCGATTTGGCCACGCCTGTGGGTACATGACCACTACCGACGGCGCCTTTTGGTTTACTGATTTCGCTATTAGAGTGGCTGGCTTGCTGAGCATCATTGTTGCTTGCGCAGGCGCTCAGACCCGTGATCGCAACACCCACCAATGCGGCCAGTGCTGACTTTTTAAACATCATCGTTGTTGTCATAAGGGTTACCTTTTTTCTTCAACATACCTGTCGACCAGCCAGATCTACCCGGTCGTCAGTGCATCTACTTAATTCTCTGAGAGTATAATTTTTTGTTTGCAAAATTGTTAATAGGATTTTTCGATGCCTGTATTCGTAAAAATCAATCATGGCTGAGGTAGATGCAGATAGAAGGGGGTAGGACGATTTTAGAGCGAGTTGTGAAAAACGAACGAGCGCAAAGTTGATACTCTTCATCGCAAGCCTGCTTGAGTGCATGTAATTTACTTGATAGGTTTTCTTTAAATCTGCATTGATGTGATTTTTATCTCAATGAGAGATATATGAGCCCATTGAGGCGGTGAGTGTATTAATGCTTAATAATATGCCTTTTAAGATGCAAGCCAGCTTACGTAATAATATAAATATATACCCTGATTAGCCTTTGCTTTTAGCTGAATCAGTGAATCATAAACACAATTTAAAGGAAGTTAAAATAATGAAATTATTCTTTACAGCTATGGCTGCGGCAACACTACTGGTTTCTACATTCAGTCGAGCTGAAGCGGTTACCGGGACTGAGTATCAAGCTGTTGTTGACACCGCATATACCTACTTCAATGGTGCAGCAAAGGGCGATCAGACATTGCTGGCACAAGCGTTTGATTTAGAGTTTGGCCATATCAAAATGATCCGGGTAGACAAAGAAACGCAGCAAGAAACGGTCAGGGTGATTTCACTTAAGGAGTTTGCTGGTTATTTTAAGGAGGCCACAAAGGATAAATGGGAAGCCAATATTTTATCTGTTGATATCGTAGATGATAAAATGGCGATGGTTAAACTGGATTTTCACACCCCGAAAACACACTACATAGACTATTTAGTGATGTATAAACGTCAAAATGCGTGGCGTATTGTGACTAAAACCTTTGTCGCCAAAAGCAAATTGTAGGGCAGTAAGCGTTTTTGAATGACGAATCAGCAAAGAAAACACATTATCCTCAGTGCGATTAAGCGCGCGGAATGTGCAGATATTCATGATGTGCTACGCATTGCCGGAGAAGAAATCGAGTGCCTGGAAGCTGTCCCTTTTGGCTCAAGAAATGAAATCATGCGGATCTGTGAAGATATTGCGGATGGGGTGATAGATGGCAGTGAGTCGATTAAAAGGGTAATGACGTTTTTAAACTCTATACCAGATTAATGCGCTTTTCTCCGCTTCCAGGATGCCGTTGTGCTTCGGAATGACGAGCGCCAGATGAGTTCATCGGAGGCTGCACAGAGTTATACAACATTGGGGGGGCTATGGATTATCTGGCCATATTATTGATACGATTTTATCAACGCTTTCTTTCTCCGTATAAAGGGTTTCGGTGCGCTCATGCCGTTGTGCATCAGGGCACAAGCTGTTCACAGGCTGTATTGGACATTGTAAAAAAGGACGGTGCTTGGCAGGGATACCAGCAGATAAAGTCCCGGATGCATGCTTGTGAACAGGCGTATATCACCCTCCAACAGTCAGATAACCAAGACAAACGGAAAAACAAAGAGAGTCGTTGCGATTGCGGCGACCCATGCGTAGGCTGTGATATCGCCAGTTGCGGCGGGAAGGGAAAAAGCTGCGATGTGTCAGACTTGTCTTGCAATTGCTGGCCTTTCTAAGCGATCGTAAGCGCGACTCAGTTCCAGTATTTCCAGCCGTCCAGGTAGTAGTAGAGCACATGCGGCTGATCCAGGCTGCTGACTTTGCTGTTGGTGTTATGCATATCAGCCGGAAAAGTCATTAGCAGGGGCTCAATGTTTGGATCATAAAAACGTGTGGCAGGTAAAGCTTGATGCTGTATGGGGCACTTCGCTTTACATGCCATCACAAAGCCCCAGTTGCCAAATGAAGGGATGTCAGCGTGATAGGGTGTAACTGAGTGAAAGCCCGCTGCTGCTGCCGTGTTGTGAATAGACCAGAACGCTTCCTTGGCAAAGTAGGGGCTGGTCGCCTGAGTAACCATGATCCCCTGCGTATTCAGTCTGTGTTTTACCAGGGTATAAAACTGTTTGCTATAGAGTCTTGAAAGGCTGATAGTTTTTGGATCAGGTAAATCCACCACAATCAGGTCGTACTTATGGCGGGTGTCTGTCAGATAAACAAAGGCATCCTGATTGAGTACCCGGACTTTAGGGTTCAGTAAAGCATCCTGATTGAGCTTTTTTAGGTGGACATTGCTGCGCGCCAATTCAGCGACGGCCGGATCCAGGTCAACCAGAGTAATGGCTTCTATATGTGGATATTTGAGTAACTCCCTGGCTGCCAGACCGTCTCCCCCGCCTAAGATCAAGACTTGTCGCGTATCCGTTTGCCGCTGCAATGGCAGGTGTATGAGAGATTCATGATAGCGGTACTCATCAATGGCAGAAAACTGTAACCCGCCGTTTAAATACAGCCGTAAGTCGTCTTTATTTTTGGTCATGATCAACTGCTGATAGTGTGATTGCTCGCTATGAACAATACGGTCTTCAAAAACCGTCTCGTTCCAGTGGTGGTTAAGCGCTTTACTGAATAGCATGAGTCCCGCAAGTGTTGATAACACCAGGACCAGAAAGAGCCTTAACAGATGAGCCTGTGTCTTTGGAAACTGATCGTAAAAATACCACAGCAAGGACAAAGCGATAGATAGGTTAATCAGACCAAACAGCAATGAAGTTTTAAACACACCAAGCCAGGGCAAAAGCGCTAATGGAAATACCAAAGTGGCAATGAGCGCGCCCAGATAATCAATAGACAGCACATTGGCAAGGTTGACCTTCAATGTGTAGTGCTTTTCCATTAACCGCGATAGTAGCGGGATCTCAAGACCAACAAAAACACCAATCAGGGCAGTCAGCACAATCGACATACTCTGAAAATGCCAGCCCTGAGCGTAGCAAAAATACAGCAGCGGGACTGAGCTGCCACCAATCAGCGCGAGCATCAGCTCGTAAACGATAAACTGTGCCAGTAATGTGTTGTCATTTACCCATTTAGACAGATATGAGCCCACGCCCATAAAGGCCATATACACGCCAATGGTAATGGAAAACTGCGTGACACTGTCGCCAAGAAAATAAGCACCTGTGGTAGCTATCAGCAGCTCATAGACAATCGAGCACAAGCCTGCAATAAAGATACTAAATAGCAGGATATGACTTTCTCTCAGCACTTATTTACCACCCCGACCACTGCCACCACGGTGATTTGCGCCAGACATACTTTGTTGGCGTATGCTGCGATCAACCGTCATATGTGACTTACCATAGGCATAACTGACGTAATTAATGTCATCGTCATTTTTATACGCCCAGCTGAACAGCAAGGCAAATAGCCCGAGAGAGAAACACCAAGCGTACAAAGGAACACGTGAGGGGCGGGCTTGATCGCCAAATGGATTGTGACCATAGGGCTTTTTGTTATAGGTTGTTTTGCCAGACAGCGGCTTATCTACTTCATAGCGGTTGCCCAGCACTGCAAAGCACAAGAAAGCCACAATGAGTGCGACATATAAGAGCGGTTTTAGTACACTGGCATCTCCCCGCACAGGCACAACACGAAAATAGTAGCGTGTGTTATTCAGCTTTTGATTGTTGCTACTTTGATCAGTCAAATACAGCTGATACTTGCCTTTTTTCGCAAACCGAATTGCAAAGGAGGCTTTAGTTTTACGCTCGGTCCAGTTGCCTTCTGAGTCTCTGCCGGACTCTGACCACAGGTCATCCTGATAACTGAACAGGTAAGTGCCATCAGCCTGATAGACTTCCATATCCATGGCTTTCCAGGAGTTCATTTTCATTGTGCCTTTGAGTTCAAAACGCATCATCTGGCCGTCTTGCGGTACTTCAAAATGATAGGCGATATCTTTGTTTGAGAATTCCGTACTCTTAGCATATGGCACTTTCGCAACAGGCCCTTTTAATATGGTTTGGCCAAAAAGGCACAAAATTACCATCACTAAAGCTAGGAAAAAGGTTTTTATCACACTCATAAACTGTCCTTTTTACAGTGTGTAGAAAATGGTCAGTGCAACTGACACAGCCACGCTACCCTCAATGAGAGAAACCGCAGTGTTGCCTTCTGCGATAGCTTTGTTAACCCTCACGCCAGGCATCAGCACCAAGTCAGTCAGCAAACGTACAACGGGCAGTAATACCAGTGCAATTAATGCGTCGACGAAAAATAAAGTAATGCTCTGTGACCAGCTTTCTAACCCTCCGCGCAGTGCGTGGAATAAGATAATACCAGTGGCAATCTTGGTTGCGGCAAAGCTGAAGGCAGCAGCCATATTGTGCTTTTTCAGCTCATGTTGCAGATCAAAATGCGTCAGCGCATCATACAGTTTACTTGCGATAAGCAGGACTAACTGAGCAAGCAGATAAAACACGATGGCGGAGGTGAAATTGCCCTCTCCCATCAGAGCCCCGGCGACAATAAGGCCTGCACTGATGTAACTGGCAAATTGTGCAACGCCAACCCCTAAATTCTGATGCGTGATGATTTGCTCTTTATTGCAAAACCTGGGAAGTAACAACTTGTCGTTGATCACTCGGGTGATTAGCAATAACCCCAGCCCTGTGAATGCGTAGAGGCTCACATTGATGAGGTCGGTAAGCAGGCCTTTGCTCGGTCCCTGAAGAACCGCCACATACATCATGGTGACTGCGATTAAGAAACCACTGATAGATACTGCCAAAGCCTGGTTCTTGTTTTGTTGAATTTCAGTAAAAGTGTCGTACGAGGTGGTGGCGTTATAGAGAAATTTAGCAATAAATATAACCACCAGAAAAAGCCCGAGATAGCTTAACTCCGCCTGAGGAAAGTCCATGTTTGTTTCCGTATTTTATCCATGAAGATTTGGACGGACGATTTTAACACAGAAAAAAAGCAAGTAAATTTCTTAATATTTTACGATTTAATAGAGAACGTTCCTAATTTGTGTGATGATTAGCGTAGGCCATTTTGTCGGGTGCTACAGCAAAGAGGGCAGTTTTATCACCCTTTCTACAGACAGCGAAGAACGATTAATATTCTTTTACAATAATAAAAAAGGAGAGTTGTCTCAATGGAACTACTTCACTATTTAAACGAGCGCTTTATTACCAAAAGTACCTTGCTCGCACAAACCAGGGCTACGCCACAAATATTACAAGCGCTTCAGGAAAAAGGGTTAATGCCGCAGTGCTCATACCGCATTGTACTGAACATACAGTGTGACTCATTTTTTGGTGAGCACAATGAAGACCAGGCGCTTGAATATTATGCAAAAGGTTATACTGCCTGGTTTGGGTGTGTATCTGCACTCAGTGAGGAAAGCGATGCTTATGCGCTGTTTTCACAGCGCTATAAAAATGCACTAGAACAGTTAAAAAACGCCGGTCATGTATTACACAGCCGGCAATTAAATGACGATCTTGATGCGCATATAGAGCAGGAGTGGCAACATTTCCTCTATGGAACTTATGGATTATGCACTCATTCTGGTTTGCCAGAGGATATTGCCGCCAAGGAGTTAGCAATCCTCGAAATTAATCAGCTCATTGAACAAGAAACACTTCAGCCGACTCAATTAAAACAGCTGGAGAGCGCTGTTAACCTGCTGGACTCAGTCAGTGCTTTATTTGCACCTCATGAAAGGCAAAGAAGCTCACGCCACCGTTTAGTGGATGAAGTGCGTCGTCAATATAACTTGTCAGCACAATAGTTGGATACTGAGAAGCGCTCTATCACGAGTCCAAATTATATCACTTTGGACTTGCAAGTGGATGCTTACCAGGGAGAATCTAAGGGTTATATAGCCATACTAAAGACACGGTTTTATCAACGCATTGTGCTGCATAAAAGGGGAACGGTGTGTTTATGCCGCTGTCCTTGAGGAAAAAGCCACCTGCATGGCGGGTGGCCGCTAAGATTTAGTCTTCTTTATTGTCGGTTCGGTATTTCTCAAACCAGGCCAGGATGTTACCCACTTTACGTGCCAGGTTGGAAGGCTTAGCTGCGATACCGTGATAAGCGCCCTGAATACGTACAAAGGCACTGTCTACGCCTTGCAGTCTTAGTGCACCGTAATACTGCTCACTTTCTGCCATTGGTGTACGGACGTCGAGCTCACCGGTTAGTACCATAGTGGGTGTCTTAACATTACCAACCAAAGAAAGCGGCGAGCGGTTCCAGTATTGCTCGTAGTCATTCCACGGCAGGTCGCTAAACCAGTAACGCGTCATAAAGGTATAAATGTCAGACGCACCGATCATGCTGGTCCAGTTGATAACTGGCTTTGCTACGACCGATGCTTTAAAACGGTCCGTTTTGCCGATGATCCAGGCCGTTAACGTCCCGCCGCCTGAGCCGCCGGTGACAAACAGGTTTTCCTCATCAACATACCCTTTTGCAATGACGCCATCGACCATATCCATCAGGTCGTTGTAATCTTCTGATGGGTAGTTCTTATCAATCTCGTTGGCAAAGTCAGCCCCCATAGACGTTGAGCCTCTTGGGTTGCCATAAACCACGACGTAACCGGCGGCTGCGAACAGCTGCACTTCGGTTGAAAACTCAGGGCCGTATGCCGTGTGCGGACCACCATGAATTTCCAGGATCAGCGGGTATTTTTTCTTCGGATCAAAGTTAGGCGGGGTCACAATCCAGGCTTGCAGGCGTCTGCCATCGACACTGCTTTTCACTTCCATCAGCTCAGGTTTATTCAGTGTTTTATGGTCAAATACATCGCCATTCAGGTCGGTCAGCTGAGTGACTTTCCCACGTTTGGAGACCACCGCTAAGTCGGCAGGGCGTACACCAGTGGACTGAGTGAACACCACCTGTCCGTTGTCGGTCACATCATATTGACCTGATGTGTAAGGGCGACCCAGGCTCATGCCACCCAGAGCATCAGTTTGCGTTTTCATCTTGCCAGACAAAGAGACATATGCGACGTGTTTCTTACCTTCGTTGTCGTAACTGAAATATAAGCCTTTGCTGTTGTCGGCCCACTTTACATTGCCGACGCTGCGATCAAGATCCGGTGTCAGGCGTTTCATGTCTGAACCATCCGGGTTCATCACATACAGCTCTGCTATCTGATTTGATTTACCATTGTCTTCGAAGCCAGTAAATGCCAGCTTTTTGCCATTGGGGCTCATCTTTGGGCTGCCCTCAGGGCCTGACATAGCGGTCAGCTCGGTGACTTTTGAAGTTAAGACATCAATGGCCATTAAATCGCTGTTGAAAACGTCAAACTGGGCATCGTCGTGGGTGTTGGCAGAGACAATGATCTGCTTGCTATCTTTTGTCCAGGCCAGAGCGCCCGCGAAGTCATGTGCACCTGAGGTGATCTGTCTTGGTGACCCGCCAATTGCTGGGACCACATAGACGTGCATATTACCCGGGCGTTTCATTCCGGCGCCATCACGCTGAAACAAAGTTTGGTCGATATACTGAGCATTATCGGCCCACTTGGCACCTTTGGGCTTAAAATCGAGGTTAAACAGGGGTTTGGATTTGCCCGGCGTAAACATGGAGAAAGCCAGCTGTTTACCATCTGGCGAGAAACTCAGCCCGCTGGGTGTCATGTTGACATCGGTGACCCGCGCAGTCAGGCCGGTGGCCAGGTCGCGCATATAAATTTGTACTTTGCCTTCTTTGCTCGACAGGTAGGCCATTTTGGTGCCGTCGGGAGAAAAGACCGGGCTGAAATGGTTTTTAGAATCTGACAGCAAAGGCAAGTGTGTTTTTCCATCCAGTGATACCGTCCAGAGGTTTCTTTTCAGACTGTCTGTCATGATGTCCATACTACGGCGTTCATAAACAACCTGCTTGCCGTTCGGCATAACTACCGGGTTGGCGGCATATTCGATATTGAACAGATCCTGATAGGTGAGCGTGTTGTTGTTTTCAGGCGTGACAGCAAGTGCTGAACCGGACAATGCCAGCGCAATACAAGACGTTAAAATAGAAAGCTTTTTCATTGTTTTATTACTCTACTCGTTGTTGTCGTTGACCGTCCATACGCCTGTGTTAGAAATATAAACCGTCGCTCGATACATCCCCTATTTATGATATGTTGTAACACTTTTTGGAATAGATACGCGGTAAGTGGCAGAATTATCCGACAATTAACTGATACGTAGGATAATTTATGGATAAAAATTTGCTATATCGCATAGTCGCGAGGTATCGTGCAGGCAGTTTGATTTTCTAATTTACTCAGAACTCGTTCATTTCGTGATGTCTCCGTCATGTCTAATATCATGGGTTCATCAACACATAGCTTAAAATCATGAACAAGTCATATCAATATACACTGGCTGGGGTGGCCGCTATTTTGCTGTGGAGCGCTGTCATGGGGTTAGTCCGTGCCGTGACGGAAATGCTGGGCCCCATCGGTGGCGCCGCCTCGATTTATACTGTGGCATCAGTGTTTTTGATAGCAGTGATGGGCGTGCCTAAACTCAGGCTGTATTCGCTACGTTATCTCCTTGTCGGAGGTAGTTTGTTTGTTGCCTATGAGATTTGCCTTGCTTTAGCTCTGGCGATGGCAAACTCGCGCCAGCAGGCTGTAGAGATGCTGGTAATCAATTACTTATGGCCAGCATTGACTGTTCTGATGGCGGTGCTCAGCAGCGGAAAACCATGTAGTAAGTGGGTTTATCCGGGTATTTTGCTGGCTTTCCTCGGCGTTGCCTGGAGTATCACTGGGGAGCAAGGGCTGACCTTGCAACAGATCACCACGAATGTGGCCACCAACCCTGTAACCTATGCAATGGCTTTGGTTGGTGCGTTTTTATGGGCACTTTACTGCATCTTAACAAAACGTATTGGAAATGGCCAAAATGCCATTACCCTATTTTTTATGATGACCGCAGTAAGCTTATGGCTCAAATTTGCGCTGAGTAATGAGCGCATGATGGTGTTTAACGCCGAATCTGCAGGTTTACTGTTGTTGACCGGTATCGCATTAGGAAGTGGATATGCGCTTTGGAACTACGCCATTATAGGGGGCAACATGGTATTGCTGGCTACTTTGTCGTATTTCACGCCAGTGCTTTCAACAGCACTTTCCTCTCTAATACTGGGGTTGGTGTTATCGCAGAGCTTTGTGCAGGGCGTGTTTATGGTTACCACGGGATCTCTATTGTGCTGGTGGGTCACTCGCAAGCAGTTTAATCACTGAAATGGCATGCGTTGCCAGTTATGCGCTGACTGGTATCAGCTGAGTCCAATGGCAGACAGGAACAAATATGAATCATCTCACAGTTTATTTGGTTAATGCTTTTACAGAGCAAGGCAAGGGCGGAAACCCAGCAGGTGTTGTACTAAAGGCCGACGGTCTGACAGACTCTCAAAAGTTGGCCATTGCGCGGTCAGTGGGGTTTTCTGAAACCGCGTTTGTCTCATCAGACAGTGAGGCCGATTTTGCGTTGTCTTTTTTTACGCCAACGGATGAGGTCGACTTTTGTGGACATGCCACTTTAGCAGCGTTTTCTGTGATGTTTGAACAAGGGCTTATCAGCGACGGGGATTACACGCAAAATACCAAAGCGGGCCGGCTTGGCGTAACGGTCGGCGCAAATGGGCGCGTTGTAATGGCGCAAAATCTACCCCAATATATTAAGCGCTTCGACTACGCACCGATCGCCGCACTCCTTGGCTTGGATGTGTCTGTATTTAGTGTAACTCAGTTGCCAGTTGAAGTTATATCAACAGGATTACCGGATATCATTGTACCCATAACAGTAGGGTATCTGGATAAGATTAAAGTGGACCAGCAGGCGCTGAGCGACTTTTCCCGTGAACATGGTGTCATTGGTTTACATGCGTTTGAGCTGAGTGATGCAAGCGGAATATTCACGGCGCGTTGTCGTAACTTTGCGCCTTTGTTTGGTATCCCGGAAGAATCAGCCACAGGCAGTGCCAGTGGGGCATTGGCGTGCTATTTAAATCAATATGTATATCCCGCTCGGTCCAACCATTTTGTGTTTGAACAAGGACGTGCGATGGGATGTACCTCGCGTATCACAGCTGAGCTTGAGTCTGATGAGCAGGGAGTTACACGCCTGCTTGTCGGTGGCATGGCTCAGATCACAGGCCAAAGGGGGCTGTCTATTTAAGTTGATAGGTCATAACTGTGCAGAGCAAAGCCACTCATCGCTATCTCTTTTAACTTTCTGTTAATTTAGGTAGGCTAGCTGGGATTCAATTTTCGGAGGTATTTCGCGATGTTGCGAATTCTAGTAAGTGCTGGCCTGGGACTGGCAGTGACGACCGGTGTGGCCGCCAAAGAGGTGATGACGCCGGAAAAACTTTGGCAGGTAAAACGTGTTAGTGCATTGGGGCTGAATAAAGACAAAACCCACGTCATTTACAAAGTGACCATGCCCAGTGTTGAGATGAACAACTTTGACAGCAAAGTCTATCAGGTGCCGCTCAAAGGCGGAACTCCTCAGCTTCTTGACGCATACCAGGGACTGCTGGCAAACAGCAAAATCTCACCTGATGGCAGCAAAAAATTGTTCCATGAAAAGGTTGAAGTGGAAGCCGTGCTGGCATCTGACAGACACAAGGCGCTGACTCAAGCAAATGCCTATGTATATGATGATCTGAACTACCGTCACTGGGACACCTGGAAAGATGGCAGTTATAAGCATGTGTTTTATCAGGATCTGAAAACAGAAGAAAAAGTCGACATTATGCTGGGGCAACCTTTTGATAGCCCGACTTCTCCATTTGGCGGCGGCAGTGATTACATCTGGGGACCAAAAGGCGAGAACATCTATTATGTGAGCAAAAAGCTCACCGGTGCAGAATATGTTGCCAGCACCAATACCGATATCTATCGCTATAACCTGGCCAGTAAGCAGACGACTAACCTGACACAAAGCAACCCTGGTTATGACAAGTACCCCGCATTTTCGTCAAAAGGGCATCTTGCCTGGTTGCAAATGACCACACCAGGTTACGAAGCTGATAAGAACGACATCATCATCAGAGTTAAAAATCACAACATCAACCTGACTGCGCACTGGGATGGCACGGTAAACAGCTTTAAGTGGAGCGAAGACGGTAAACACATTTATTTTGTGGCACCGACTGACGGCACGATCCAGTTATTCCAGGTTTCTGTGACCACGAATCCAAAAGCCAGACCAGCCATTAAGCAGCTCACCCAAGGCCAGTTCGATGTGAATGGCATTGTGGCGGCACTGGATAAGCAACTGGTGGTAACGCGCAACAGCATGAACAAAGCGAAGGAAATTTACCGCTTTGATCTGAAAAGCCAAAAGCTGAGTGCACTGACCAAGGTCAATGATGCATTTTATGCCAATATGGACCTACCTACCGTTAAAAAGCAGATGGTAAAGACCAAAGATGGTCAGGACATGCTGACCTGGGTTATCTATCCGCCAAACTTTGACGAATCGAAGAAGTACCCGACTTTATTGTATCTACAAGGTGGACCTCAGTCGGCACTTTCACAGTTTTACTCTTTCCGCTGGAACTTCCAGGTAATGGCGTCACAAGGTTATATTGTGGTTGCACCGAACCGTCGTGGTATGCCGGGACATGGGGTTAAGTGGAATGAAGACATCACTCAGGACTGGGGTGGTAAGGTGATGCAGGATTACCTCGACGCCATTGATGAGGTGTCTAAAGCGTCCTATGTTGATAAGACCCGCATCGCAGCAGTCGGTGCGAGTTTTGGTGGTTATTCCGCTTTTTATCTGGCTGGTAATCACGATGGTCGATTCAAATCCTTTATCGCACATTGTGGTATTTTCGACTTGCGCAGCATGTATGGTAGTACAGAAGAAATCTTCTTCGTTGACCATGAGTTTGGTGGTGCATACTGGGAGAAAAACGCCGCTACCGACAAAACTTATGGGGCATTTAATCCAATCAGTTATGTGGATAAATGGGATGCGCCTATGTTTGTTATCCACGGTGGTAAAGATTACCGTGTACCGTTGGAGCAGGGTATTCAGGCATTCCAGGCAGCAAAATTGCGTGGTCTGAAAAGTCGCTTCCTGTACTTCCCTGAAGAGAACCACTGGGTGCTTACTCCGCAAAATGGCATTGTCTGGCAGCGGGAGTTCTTCAAGTGGCTGGATGACACACTTTAACTAATCAATCACGGACCCTGCAATGGGGTCTGTGACGTGAACACTTTAACTGACTGGCCATATCATTTCGGCCAGTCGATTTTCAGATGCGCAACTGTCCTGTCATGGCAATAAATTTGTTTCTTACTTGTTAATTCTCTTCAAATCTGATGGTTTTTATAGGGTTTCGTTTGTTTTTTGTCCGAACAGCAGGGCCTAGGGTATTTTGTTTTATATTTAGGGACGTTTTTGTGATATTTTTTTGAATGTTTTGCATTAAGAAAACACAGTAGTATCACAATCAGGAAAATCTACATGGACTCGACAATAAAAAAAATACTTCTATTCA
The window above is part of the Pseudoalteromonas rubra genome. Proteins encoded here:
- a CDS encoding S9 family peptidase, which gives rise to MKKLSILTSCIALALSGSALAVTPENNNTLTYQDLFNIEYAANPVVMPNGKQVVYERRSMDIMTDSLKRNLWTVSLDGKTHLPLLSDSKNHFSPVFSPDGTKMAYLSSKEGKVQIYMRDLATGLTARVTDVNMTPSGLSFSPDGKQLAFSMFTPGKSKPLFNLDFKPKGAKWADNAQYIDQTLFQRDGAGMKRPGNMHVYVVPAIGGSPRQITSGAHDFAGALAWTKDSKQIIVSANTHDDAQFDVFNSDLMAIDVLTSKVTELTAMSGPEGSPKMSPNGKKLAFTGFEDNGKSNQIAELYVMNPDGSDMKRLTPDLDRSVGNVKWADNSKGLYFSYDNEGKKHVAYVSLSGKMKTQTDALGGMSLGRPYTSGQYDVTDNGQVVFTQSTGVRPADLAVVSKRGKVTQLTDLNGDVFDHKTLNKPELMEVKSSVDGRRLQAWIVTPPNFDPKKKYPLILEIHGGPHTAYGPEFSTEVQLFAAAGYVVVYGNPRGSTSMGADFANEIDKNYPSEDYNDLMDMVDGVIAKGYVDEENLFVTGGSGGGTLTAWIIGKTDRFKASVVAKPVINWTSMIGASDIYTFMTRYWFSDLPWNDYEQYWNRSPLSLVGNVKTPTMVLTGELDVRTPMAESEQYYGALRLQGVDSAFVRIQGAYHGIAAKPSNLARKVGNILAWFEKYRTDNKED
- a CDS encoding PhzF family phenazine biosynthesis protein; amino-acid sequence: MNHLTVYLVNAFTEQGKGGNPAGVVLKADGLTDSQKLAIARSVGFSETAFVSSDSEADFALSFFTPTDEVDFCGHATLAAFSVMFEQGLISDGDYTQNTKAGRLGVTVGANGRVVMAQNLPQYIKRFDYAPIAALLGLDVSVFSVTQLPVEVISTGLPDIIVPITVGYLDKIKVDQQALSDFSREHGVIGLHAFELSDASGIFTARCRNFAPLFGIPEESATGSASGALACYLNQYVYPARSNHFVFEQGRAMGCTSRITAELESDEQGVTRLLVGGMAQITGQRGLSI
- a CDS encoding DUF6058 family natural product biosynthesis protein; the encoded protein is MELLHYLNERFITKSTLLAQTRATPQILQALQEKGLMPQCSYRIVLNIQCDSFFGEHNEDQALEYYAKGYTAWFGCVSALSEESDAYALFSQRYKNALEQLKNAGHVLHSRQLNDDLDAHIEQEWQHFLYGTYGLCTHSGLPEDIAAKELAILEINQLIEQETLQPTQLKQLESAVNLLDSVSALFAPHERQRSSRHRLVDEVRRQYNLSAQ
- the yddG gene encoding aromatic amino acid DMT transporter YddG, which produces MNKSYQYTLAGVAAILLWSAVMGLVRAVTEMLGPIGGAASIYTVASVFLIAVMGVPKLRLYSLRYLLVGGSLFVAYEICLALALAMANSRQQAVEMLVINYLWPALTVLMAVLSSGKPCSKWVYPGILLAFLGVAWSITGEQGLTLQQITTNVATNPVTYAMALVGAFLWALYCILTKRIGNGQNAITLFFMMTAVSLWLKFALSNERMMVFNAESAGLLLLTGIALGSGYALWNYAIIGGNMVLLATLSYFTPVLSTALSSLILGLVLSQSFVQGVFMVTTGSLLCWWVTRKQFNH